A window from Triticum aestivum cultivar Chinese Spring chromosome 6D, IWGSC CS RefSeq v2.1, whole genome shotgun sequence encodes these proteins:
- the LOC123140972 gene encoding putative F-box protein At3g10240, whose translation MPTSVPNDVVSEILSWAPVKSACRFRCASRGWQALISDPAFVAAHKARTEPQLLIVANSFHGVASGGRRRRRDLRLLDTDRSFVREVKSAGDLWTITSGPRGPVGATRVGRVLNVIDLDTGDVLVTSTEMGDGGTFCTLGIGYAAPSGMFKVVRLMTTLSHGHQPKHTCELLALEDGARGWRRMQSPPIADYFGLHKNSMVTIDGVLYFLYSLSPPRVGGDYVLRLDLETEQWKRSIKAPKMRSTMPRMVELNGTLCMVHLEGRRTKNACTIIWLLSDLAKGTWAKAYVIPMPHAVDLVIPLRMMRHDGKLMCYCLHNDRPSPTLQVYDPLNGICTQLPDLPGNNLSDVGFCDLHLECYIRST comes from the coding sequence ATGCCGACGTCCGTACCCAACGACGTCGTCTCCGAGATACTCTCCTGGGCGCCAGTAAAGTCGGCGTGCCGGTTCCGGTGCGCGTCCAGGGGGTGGCAAGCGCTCATCTCCGACCCTGCGTTCGTCGCGGCGCACAAGGCCCGCACGGAGCCGCAGCTCCTCATCGTCGCCAACTCCTTCCATGGCGTGGCCAGcggagggcgccgccgccgccgcgacctgCGGCTGCTGGACACGGACCGCAGCTTCGTGAGGGAGGTCAAGTCCGCAGGTGACCTATGGACCATCacctccggcccccgcggccccgtCGGCGCCACCCGCGTCGGCCGCGTCCTCAACGTGATTGATCTGGACACCGGGGACGTGCTCGTGACCTCCACGGAGATGGGCGACGGCGGAACGTTCTGCACCTTGGGCATCGGCTACGCTGCCCCGTCGGGCATGTTCAAGGTGGTCCGCCTCATGACCACGTTGAGTCATGGTCATCAGCCGAAGCACACCTGCGAGCTTCTCGCGTTGGAAGACGGCGCCAGAGGATGGAGGCGGATGCAGTCACCACCAATTGCAGACTATTTCGGCCTCCACAAAAACTCTATGGTCACTATAGATGGTGTGCTCTACTTCCTTTACAGCTTGTCGCCACCGCGGGTGGGCGGGGACTATGTCCTCCGCCTTGACCTCGAGACCGAGCAATGGAAGAGGTCCATCAAAGCCCCAAAGATGAGATCGACGATGCCCCGTATGGTCGAGCTCAAtggaaccctttgcatggttcACTTGGAGGGACGCCGGACCAAAAATGCTTGCACGATCATATGGCTCCTGTCTGATTTGGCCAAGGGCACCTGGGCCAAGGCGTATGTGATCCCGATGCCTCATGCCGTCGATCTAGTGATCCCTCTGAGGATGATGCGTCATGATGGAAAGCTAATGTGCTATTGCTTACATAATGACAGACCAAGTCCGACGCTACAAGTTTATGATCCGCTCAATGGGATATGCACACAGCTCCCAGATCTTCCAGGTAACAATTTGAGCGACGTTGGTTTTTGCGACTTGCACTTGGAATGTTATATACGGTCCACCTAA